Proteins encoded together in one Shewanella oneidensis MR-1 window:
- a CDS encoding substrate-binding periplasmic protein, whose translation MRSFLAALCLSLLSFCAGATPNKPVVINLVTASWEGFANPDETGYYFDILNRAFPLPKWQVNVQFMPFARTLYLLETGRVDMVFSVYKEDVKNSLLSENAVELDSIDAAVTPQIAATWSGMESLSHKKVQAMLAYRYNMLTPIPMFYEESSDMLSMLNSVNAGRIDAMLDYKKNIESLIPQLKGSQQFVIIQGVLNAEVFFAFANTEKGRMLKLVFDAEHKKLIESGEQDRLYAEAKAKGF comes from the coding sequence ATGAGATCATTTCTTGCAGCATTGTGTTTGAGTTTATTGAGTTTCTGTGCTGGCGCTACTCCAAACAAGCCCGTCGTGATCAACCTTGTCACCGCGTCATGGGAAGGCTTTGCTAATCCTGATGAGACAGGGTACTACTTTGATATTCTCAATCGAGCTTTTCCACTCCCTAAATGGCAGGTCAATGTGCAGTTTATGCCTTTTGCCCGCACTTTGTACCTGCTTGAAACTGGTCGAGTTGATATGGTCTTCAGTGTTTATAAAGAGGATGTGAAAAATAGCTTATTGAGTGAAAACGCTGTTGAGCTAGATTCGATTGATGCCGCTGTAACCCCTCAAATTGCAGCTACGTGGTCAGGAATGGAGAGCTTATCCCATAAAAAAGTCCAAGCCATGTTGGCCTATCGCTACAATATGTTGACGCCAATTCCCATGTTTTATGAAGAAAGTAGCGACATGTTGAGTATGCTCAATAGCGTGAATGCGGGACGAATCGATGCCATGCTGGACTACAAAAAGAATATTGAGTCGCTTATTCCTCAGTTGAAGGGATCACAACAGTTTGTGATCATCCAAGGTGTATTAAATGCAGAGGTTTTTTTTGCCTTCGCCAATACCGAAAAAGGGAGAATGTTAAAGCTAGTATTTGATGCCGAGCATAAAAAACTTATTGAATCTGGTGAACAAGACAGGCTATATGCTGAAGCAAAAGCAAAGGGATTTTAA
- a CDS encoding ATP-binding cassette domain-containing protein: MKLLELEGVSFNYGSQLPLVFQEITLTIGRGQCHCVSGPTGSGKSSLINLLAGAQNRPHEGDIWRHPQLVTGLVMQDPQTQLHRQTVGAEVVFSLENLGIPAESMLPKVQHALRRVGLFLRLDTPVSTLSLGQKYRLMIAAQLVCEPDLLLLDEPWAQLDDHGVSELLVVLRNLINEGMALVLVEHNATAFAEIIQYYWQLEDGHLSAGLHQTPEILPVIAPAWRTASKCEPFGKVLVQAEPFEFSFDSGHLLFTCPNGFKLYAGEIVTLIGDNGSGKTSLLKTLAGALSLKQRLPLKVLGRRPKLGVYGAELGLLMQRPSRQLFETTVLAEMQFSLKRFELPCERAAQLLEELDLNHLAELPPHQLSYGQQHLIALASLACMRPKVLLLDDPLAGMDKHYSSKVWYLLQKLTAQGCAILLTSHRKIPRDQISRQLHLHHGQLFEDVPEMQLRYVDQMSSTLVG; this comes from the coding sequence ATGAAGTTACTCGAGCTTGAAGGTGTCAGCTTTAACTATGGTAGTCAGTTACCCTTGGTGTTTCAGGAGATAACGCTAACGATTGGCAGGGGGCAGTGTCATTGTGTGAGTGGGCCAACGGGGTCAGGTAAATCGAGTTTAATAAACCTACTTGCGGGCGCACAAAATCGTCCACATGAGGGGGATATTTGGCGTCACCCTCAACTGGTCACTGGTTTGGTGATGCAAGATCCACAAACGCAGCTGCATCGACAAACTGTTGGTGCAGAAGTCGTATTTTCCTTAGAGAATCTAGGCATTCCTGCCGAGAGTATGTTGCCTAAAGTGCAACATGCATTACGGCGAGTCGGGCTCTTTTTGCGGCTCGATACGCCAGTCAGTACCCTTTCCCTTGGTCAAAAATACCGCTTGATGATTGCGGCTCAGCTTGTTTGTGAACCGGATTTATTGTTGCTTGATGAGCCATGGGCACAGCTGGATGATCACGGTGTTAGCGAACTGCTCGTGGTGCTGCGAAATCTGATTAACGAAGGAATGGCGCTGGTGCTGGTGGAGCACAATGCCACGGCCTTTGCCGAAATCATCCAATATTACTGGCAATTAGAAGACGGCCATCTTTCTGCTGGTTTGCACCAGACGCCTGAGATATTGCCTGTTATTGCTCCTGCTTGGCGTACTGCGAGTAAATGTGAACCGTTTGGAAAAGTTCTCGTTCAAGCAGAGCCGTTTGAGTTCAGTTTTGATAGTGGGCATCTACTATTTACATGTCCGAACGGATTTAAGCTATATGCCGGTGAAATTGTGACTTTGATTGGGGATAATGGTTCGGGTAAAACCAGTTTACTCAAAACCTTAGCTGGCGCATTGAGCTTAAAACAGCGTTTACCGCTCAAAGTGCTAGGTCGACGCCCTAAATTGGGCGTGTACGGGGCTGAACTTGGACTATTAATGCAAAGACCTAGCCGACAACTCTTTGAAACAACAGTGCTTGCTGAAATGCAGTTTAGTCTTAAGCGTTTTGAGCTTCCCTGTGAACGAGCTGCACAGCTACTAGAAGAATTGGATTTGAACCATTTAGCCGAATTACCTCCCCATCAATTATCTTATGGTCAACAACATTTGATCGCGCTCGCATCTTTAGCCTGTATGCGCCCCAAAGTATTGTTACTTGACGATCCTCTCGCCGGTATGGATAAACATTACTCCAGTAAAGTATGGTATTTGCTTCAAAAGTTAACTGCGCAGGGCTGTGCGATTTTGCTCACCAGCCATAGAAAGATACCGCGGGACCAAATATCGCGACAACTGCATTTACATCACGGACAACTGTTTGAAGACGTACCTGAAATGCAACTACGCTATGTGGATCAGATGTCATCGACGTTAGTTGGCTGA
- a CDS encoding GNAT family N-acetyltransferase — protein MYSIEIKAMTALTPELTTQLLDLSKQIPELDRPLSSDSLTARLSGKSCLILLAYVEGELAGFKLGYEQEKGVFYSWLGGVATDFRRLGLAQSLLEYLEKWASNQGYGHIQVKTMNRFPAMLNLLIRNQYLITELKADPMSQIDHKLHLSKSIAAA, from the coding sequence ATGTATTCAATTGAAATCAAAGCAATGACAGCTCTGACTCCCGAGTTGACCACACAACTCCTCGACCTGAGTAAGCAAATTCCTGAACTCGACCGTCCATTGAGCAGCGATAGCTTAACGGCACGACTCTCAGGCAAGAGTTGCTTGATTCTCTTAGCCTATGTGGAAGGCGAACTGGCGGGCTTCAAGCTGGGTTATGAACAGGAAAAGGGAGTTTTTTATAGTTGGTTAGGTGGTGTCGCTACCGATTTTAGACGTTTAGGGTTGGCGCAAAGCCTACTTGAATACCTAGAGAAATGGGCGAGCAACCAAGGCTATGGCCATATTCAAGTGAAGACCATGAATCGCTTCCCCGCGATGCTCAATCTGTTGATTAGAAACCAATATTTAATTACCGAGCTTAAAGCCGATCCAATGAGTCAGATCGATCATAAACTGCATTTAAGCAAATCTATTGCGGCCGCATAA
- a CDS encoding sensor histidine kinase: MSFFTHFFGVSWQQMQAKVRYRILILTLLPILLTLVSLVFITIYWNISYTGKQLFMKVKADLAVAENTLQQVQVRQEKQLERVMTSWTFQNDFRPILSGALAHRASIDTFLHEQKKQLDLDFLRLVSVAEAAADPDLRQILPKIGGMLPYSGLMVLSRERLARIDPDLAQRASIPLLATLRAQSPDKQVEERGLLSRSLLPIPDSEGKVAWYLDGGVLFNRDTRIVDHIRDLVYDKGTLPERSIGTVTIFLDNIRVSTNVPLHFFPQPNESQGRALGSLVSEEVREKVLNHGELWVDRAFVYNDWFISAYAPLEDIRGQRVGMIYTGFSESPFIHNYLLNIIELGTILMLVLLISGLLVYRGAYSLLQPIERIHHVVQAVQSGRNVRIGALGLDRDNELSNLAEQFDRMLDLLQRRNAQIQAAAEQLEMKVEERTRSLQDKTLELQRNVALLNETRQQLVTNEKLTALGELTAGIAHEINNPTAVILGNMELLRYELGDKAEVVKEEIDLVIQQVGRISTIIRSLLQYSRPGEFNAPLEMHPITPIIEEMLVLVRHSIQKQEVVLITELNASCPVQVNRPQLLQVLINLVVNAAHAMDGKGRIWVRTYDWVQQDIAIGVKIEVEDEGSGIEPEQLGRIFDPFYTTRKDGTGLGLSLSYGIIKRIGGTIEVSSVLGKGSIFTIGLYHEAKEDHQNNPYDGLHFSGNHPES, encoded by the coding sequence GTGTCTTTTTTTACTCACTTTTTTGGGGTTAGTTGGCAGCAAATGCAGGCTAAAGTGCGTTATCGCATTCTGATCCTGACTTTATTGCCGATTTTGCTCACCTTAGTGAGTTTAGTGTTTATCACGATTTACTGGAATATCAGTTATACAGGTAAGCAACTGTTTATGAAGGTAAAAGCTGATTTGGCTGTCGCTGAGAACACTCTGCAGCAGGTGCAAGTTCGGCAGGAAAAACAGCTAGAAAGGGTGATGACTTCATGGACATTCCAGAATGATTTTAGACCCATCCTCAGTGGCGCCTTAGCCCATAGGGCGAGCATAGATACCTTTCTGCATGAGCAAAAAAAGCAGCTCGATTTAGACTTTTTACGGCTGGTCAGTGTCGCTGAAGCGGCAGCAGATCCTGATTTACGACAGATTTTACCAAAAATTGGTGGAATGTTGCCCTATTCTGGACTGATGGTGCTATCCCGTGAGCGCTTAGCTCGGATTGACCCAGATTTAGCGCAAAGGGCTAGTATTCCCTTGCTGGCGACTTTGCGGGCGCAAAGTCCGGATAAACAAGTTGAAGAGCGGGGTTTACTCAGTCGTAGCTTGCTGCCAATCCCAGATTCTGAAGGTAAAGTGGCATGGTATCTCGACGGTGGAGTGTTGTTTAATCGAGATACTCGCATCGTCGACCATATCCGCGATCTCGTCTACGACAAGGGCACCTTGCCCGAACGCTCAATTGGTACTGTGACGATTTTCCTCGATAACATTCGGGTATCGACCAACGTCCCTTTACACTTTTTTCCACAGCCGAATGAGTCCCAAGGACGCGCACTGGGTAGTTTGGTCTCGGAGGAGGTGCGGGAAAAAGTGTTAAATCACGGGGAGTTATGGGTTGACAGGGCGTTTGTGTACAACGACTGGTTTATTTCTGCCTATGCGCCGTTAGAAGATATCCGTGGACAGCGAGTTGGGATGATCTATACCGGTTTTTCCGAGTCGCCATTTATTCATAACTACCTACTTAATATCATTGAGTTAGGCACCATTCTAATGTTAGTGCTGCTTATTTCTGGTTTGCTGGTTTACCGCGGCGCCTACAGTCTATTGCAGCCGATTGAGCGTATTCACCATGTGGTGCAAGCCGTGCAGTCTGGGCGCAATGTGCGAATTGGTGCCTTGGGGCTAGATAGGGATAACGAGCTATCGAACCTCGCTGAGCAGTTCGACCGCATGCTGGATTTATTGCAGCGGCGTAATGCGCAGATCCAAGCCGCCGCCGAACAGCTAGAAATGAAGGTCGAAGAGCGGACTCGTAGCCTGCAAGATAAGACGTTAGAACTACAGCGCAACGTCGCCTTACTCAATGAGACACGCCAGCAGTTGGTGACCAACGAAAAGTTGACCGCTCTAGGTGAGTTAACCGCCGGTATTGCCCACGAAATCAATAATCCGACCGCTGTTATCCTCGGCAACATGGAGTTACTGCGCTATGAGCTGGGTGATAAAGCCGAAGTCGTAAAAGAAGAAATTGATCTAGTTATTCAACAGGTTGGACGTATTAGCACCATTATTCGAAGCTTACTGCAATATAGCCGTCCGGGTGAGTTCAATGCTCCGTTAGAGATGCATCCCATTACGCCTATTATCGAGGAAATGCTGGTATTAGTGCGACATTCGATTCAAAAACAAGAAGTTGTGCTGATAACTGAATTGAATGCCAGTTGCCCTGTGCAGGTCAATCGCCCGCAGTTACTGCAAGTGTTGATTAACCTTGTGGTGAATGCTGCCCATGCGATGGATGGCAAGGGACGAATTTGGGTTCGCACCTATGATTGGGTGCAGCAGGATATAGCGATTGGTGTCAAAATCGAGGTTGAAGACGAAGGTTCAGGGATTGAGCCTGAGCAATTAGGGCGGATTTTTGATCCTTTCTATACCACTCGTAAAGATGGTACTGGCCTTGGATTATCACTCAGTTATGGCATTATCAAGCGTATTGGTGGCACGATTGAGGTGAGTTCGGTGTTGGGTAAAGGCTCAATCTTTACGATTGGTTTGTACCATGAGGCGAAGGAAGACCATCAAAACAATCCCTACGACGGCTTACATTTTTCGGGAAATCACCCTGAAAGTTAA
- a CDS encoding isochorismate synthase, which translates to MPAHALSEDLKSLIDKLIQMKQVPATEPIVQLSLKTVSIPLISWLASQTLYPRIYWHGRDKVEEVAAIGACKDFKFETGVDDKALASVYEQQRMLSSNPDIRYYGGVAFDRSIESWPEFGNTRFVLPRIEFRRSANQFSLRVNLNFADNNPIDEIDLAIAAIEAVMPARPLAPPNKLTLVSRQDIPDFPHWKTLVEQVIEPKFNQDTPKVVLSRLTELEVNEQVDPWMVLACWQGRNPNSFQFGFQFSPDRTYISCSPERLFRRSQQELFTEALAGTTVRGLNQEEDVALANALLEDNKNSVENQLVRRHIVSMLTPLSQYVGAEEEATIFKLNHIQHLHRAIRAELKPGVSDFQLLQALHPTPAVGGLPRESAMTFIRQREGYMRGWYAGACGYFNKDESEFSVAIRSALIEPGKINLFAGAGIIAGSDPEAEWQELENKLATIMSILIEL; encoded by the coding sequence TTGCCTGCTCACGCCCTGTCTGAAGACCTCAAGTCTCTCATCGACAAACTTATTCAAATGAAACAGGTTCCCGCAACGGAGCCGATAGTGCAGTTATCCTTAAAAACTGTCTCTATCCCTTTGATTTCATGGCTGGCATCACAAACCCTCTATCCGCGTATCTACTGGCATGGACGTGATAAGGTTGAAGAAGTTGCGGCCATTGGTGCATGTAAAGACTTCAAATTCGAAACTGGCGTCGACGATAAGGCATTAGCCAGTGTTTACGAGCAGCAACGCATGTTGTCTAGCAATCCTGACATTCGTTACTATGGTGGTGTTGCCTTTGATCGCAGTATCGAATCTTGGCCCGAGTTTGGTAATACCCGCTTTGTGCTACCCAGAATTGAGTTTAGACGCAGCGCAAATCAGTTTAGTTTGCGGGTGAATCTCAATTTTGCCGATAATAATCCGATTGATGAAATCGACCTCGCTATCGCCGCCATTGAAGCTGTTATGCCTGCGCGTCCCTTGGCACCGCCAAACAAACTCACCTTAGTAAGTCGTCAGGATATTCCTGACTTTCCACACTGGAAAACCTTAGTCGAACAAGTGATTGAGCCTAAGTTTAATCAAGATACCCCTAAGGTTGTCCTTTCTCGTTTAACCGAGCTTGAGGTTAATGAACAGGTTGACCCTTGGATGGTTTTAGCCTGTTGGCAAGGACGTAACCCAAACAGTTTCCAATTTGGGTTCCAATTTAGCCCTGATCGTACTTATATCTCCTGTTCGCCAGAGCGCTTATTCCGCCGCAGCCAGCAAGAACTCTTTACCGAGGCGTTAGCAGGCACCACAGTGCGGGGATTGAACCAAGAGGAAGATGTGGCGCTAGCCAATGCGCTGCTCGAAGACAACAAGAATAGCGTCGAGAATCAGTTGGTCCGTCGCCATATAGTCAGTATGCTCACGCCGCTGAGCCAATATGTGGGTGCCGAAGAAGAAGCCACCATCTTTAAGTTGAATCATATTCAACATTTGCACCGCGCAATTCGTGCAGAGTTAAAACCCGGAGTCAGCGACTTTCAACTGCTACAAGCACTGCATCCCACCCCCGCAGTGGGCGGTCTCCCTAGAGAGTCGGCAATGACGTTTATTCGGCAACGTGAAGGTTATATGCGTGGCTGGTACGCAGGTGCCTGTGGGTATTTTAATAAAGACGAAAGTGAGTTTTCGGTTGCAATTCGCAGCGCGTTGATTGAGCCAGGTAAAATTAATTTGTTTGCAGGGGCAGGCATTATTGCAGGTTCCGATCCAGAGGCTGAATGGCAAGAGCTTGAAAACAAGCTAGCGACTATTATGTCAATTTTGATTGAGCTATAG
- a CDS encoding 7-cyano-7-deazaguanine/7-aminomethyl-7-deazaguanine transporter: protein MLMLTPAQLRRALLLLVGFHILIICVSNYLVQLPFQLFGYHTTWGAFSFPFVYLATDLTVRIFGQTPARSIILKAMVPALMISYVMGVVFHQGSFQGIDSLSQWNTFVFRIAFASFAAYLIGQLMDITVFARLRQSRSWWVAPAASTIVGNLVDTLVFFSVAFYASTDSFMATNWPEIAAVDYSFKLLVSLGLFLPAYGVLLKVLQDKILQTSPQKSFS, encoded by the coding sequence ATGTTAATGTTAACCCCAGCGCAGCTTCGTCGCGCACTCCTGCTATTAGTGGGATTTCATATACTGATTATTTGCGTAAGCAACTACTTGGTACAACTACCGTTTCAATTGTTTGGTTATCACACCACTTGGGGCGCGTTTAGTTTTCCCTTTGTCTACCTCGCAACCGATCTGACGGTGCGTATTTTTGGACAAACACCAGCCCGTAGCATCATTCTCAAGGCCATGGTGCCTGCACTGATGATTTCCTATGTCATGGGTGTGGTATTCCATCAAGGTAGCTTCCAAGGAATAGATTCATTAAGCCAATGGAACACTTTTGTATTTCGCATCGCCTTTGCCAGCTTTGCGGCTTACTTGATTGGTCAATTGATGGATATCACCGTCTTCGCCCGTCTTCGCCAGAGTCGCTCTTGGTGGGTCGCTCCAGCGGCATCAACCATCGTTGGTAACTTAGTCGACACCTTAGTATTTTTCAGTGTCGCTTTTTATGCCTCAACGGACAGCTTTATGGCCACCAACTGGCCTGAAATTGCGGCCGTAGATTACAGCTTTAAACTACTCGTTAGCCTAGGTCTATTCTTACCCGCGTACGGCGTTCTGCTCAAAGTCTTACAAGACAAGATATTGCAAACTAGCCCACAAAAATCATTTTCCTGA